The sequence below is a genomic window from uncultured Stenotrophomonas sp..
CGCCATCACTACCGAAGGCAGCCATTCGGCGGTGCTGTGGAACGCCGGCGAGCAGGCTGCGCAACGCATGGAGGACATCGGTGACGGCTGGCGCAACTACATCTGCATCGAGGCCGCCAACGTCGGCCCGGACGTGATCGAATTGGCCCCGGGCGGGCGCCATGTGCTCAAGCAGGTGTTCGAGGTGAAACCGCTCTGATGCCTCTGCTGGTGGGTTCGCGGCGGCGCTGGCAGCGTCAGTGGCCCGGCCGCCGCAACACCAGCAAGGCCAGCCCGCCGGCCACCAGCCCCCAGAACGCCGAGCCGATCCCGCCCAGCGACAATCCCGAAGCGGTCACCAGAAAGGTCAGCAACGCCGGCTCGCGCCCGCCCTCGTCCTTCAACGCCACCGCAAGGCTGTTGCCGATTGTTCCGAACAGGGCGATGCCGGCCAACGCGGCGACCAGTTCTTTCGGGAAGGCTGCGAACACCGCCGCCACGGTCGCCCCGAACAACCCGATCACGATGTAGAACGCACCGGCGCACACCGCCGCCGGATAACGCAGCGCCCGGTCCTCGTGTACCTCGCGGCCCATGCAGATCGCCGCGGTGATCGCCGCCAGGTTCAGCGCATAGGCACCGAACGGCGCCAGCAGCGTGTTGGCCACGCCGATCCAGCCCACCACCGGCGATATCGGCGCGTCGTAGCCGGAGGCCTTCAGTACCGCCACGCCCGGCACGTTCTGCGACGCCATCGTCACGATGAACAGCGGCAGCGCGATACCGAACAACGCCGCCCACGACAGCGTCGGCGGCGTGAACAGCGGCCGCGCCAGCTGCAACTGCACCTGCTCGGCATGCATCAGCCCCTTGCCGGCGGCAACCGCCACACCGACCAGCAAGGTGGCGATCACCGCGTAGCGTGGGAACAGCCGCCGCCCGGCCAGGTAAACGGCCAGCATCGCCAGCACCAGCAGCGGCTGCGTGCCCACCGACACGAACACGTCCAACCCGAAGCGCAGCAGCACCCCGGCCAGCATGCCCGAGGCCAGCGACACCGGGATACGCCGCATCGCCTTCTCGAACAACCCGGAGAACCCGGCCACCACCGTCAGCAGCGCCGCCAGCACGAACGCGCCGATCGCGTCGGACAGCGGCAGCGTGCCCACGCCGACCACCAGCATCGCCGCACCGGGCGTGGACCATGCCGTCACCACCGGCATCCGGTAGCGCAGCGACAGGCCGATGCAGGTCACGCCCATGCCGATGCCCAGCGCCCACATCCACGAGGCGGTCTCCGCCTGCCCGGCGCCCAACGCCTGCGCCGCCTGGAACACGATCACCGCCGAACTGGCGAAGCCCACCAGCACCGTGATGAAGCCGGCGACGACGGCCGGCAGCGAGAGGTCGCGAAAGAAGGAGCGCGCGGCGGTATCGGCCATCATGCAGGCAACAGGGAGCGATGGCCGGCATTGTGGCCCACGTCCGGCCATCGCCCGCAGGGTGTGCCGATTCTGGCGCGAGCGGCACGAAGTTGATCCATCGCATCAACAAGCGCCGAGAAACCATTGACGTATTCAGCGAAGGGTCTAGAATGCGCCCCCTGCTTCAGGGCGTTGCCGGCGGGACGGGCGAGGTCGGGAAGCGGGTCATCCACCTCGGAAGAGGGAGTTGACGGAAACGAAAAGCC
It includes:
- the ydcO gene encoding Inner membrane protein YdcO; translated protein: MMADTAARSFFRDLSLPAVVAGFITVLVGFASSAVIVFQAAQALGAGQAETASWMWALGIGMGVTCIGLSLRYRMPVVTAWSTPGAAMLVVGVGTLPLSDAIGAFVLAALLTVVAGFSGLFEKAMRRIPVSLASGMLAGVLLRFGLDVFVSVGTQPLLVLAMLAVYLAGRRLFPRYAVIATLLVGVAVAAGKGLMHAEQVQLQLARPLFTPPTLSWAALFGIALPLFIVTMASQNVPGVAVLKASGYDAPISPVVGWIGVANTLLAPFGAYALNLAAITAAICMGREVHEDRALRYPAAVCAGAFYIVIGLFGATVAAVFAAFPKELVAALAGIALFGTIGNSLAVALKDEGGREPALLTFLVTASGLSLGGIGSAFWGLVAGGLALLVLRRPGH
- a CDS encoding hypothetical protein (Evidence 5 : No homology to any previously reported sequences) → MDSHPLLQAPSQDTCAYFQRTPDRASAPSPYAATFPPSEPPIIAAFPFPSTPQREEVDPSTSTPKGRRRSEPPIMTGFSFPSTPSSEVDDPLPDLARPAGNALKQGAHSRPFAEYVNGFSALVDAMDQLRAARARIGTPCGRWPDVGHNAGHRSLLPA